In Actinomadura citrea, a single window of DNA contains:
- a CDS encoding methionine ABC transporter ATP-binding protein produces MIQIEKLRKVYRGRGREVTAVDGVDLTVAEGEVFGVLGRSGAGKSTLLRCVNLLERPDEGRVVVGGRDLLALRGGELRRARQGIGMIHQHFGLLGSRTVAGNVAFPLEVMGVPRAERAGRVAELLDLVGLTEHAKAHPAKISGGQKQRVGIARALAGRPKVLLSDEATSALDPETTASILELLRDLNRRLGLTILLITHEMDVVKRICDSAAVMREGRFTESGPVPALLARPGSELARGLFPLPPAEPRDGTTLVEVTFTGGATDEPFVSALARKYALDVNILGGAVETVGGERVGRLQLELPGDPADNAAQLAFLRESGLAVQVGNPVVGNPVQVGNPVQEDPR; encoded by the coding sequence GTGATTCAGATCGAAAAACTTCGTAAGGTCTACCGCGGCCGCGGCCGCGAGGTGACCGCCGTCGACGGCGTCGACCTGACCGTCGCCGAGGGCGAGGTCTTCGGCGTGCTAGGCCGCAGCGGCGCCGGCAAGAGCACCCTGCTGCGCTGCGTCAACCTGCTGGAGCGCCCGGACGAGGGCCGCGTCGTGGTCGGCGGCCGGGACCTGCTCGCGCTGCGCGGCGGGGAGCTGCGCCGGGCGCGCCAGGGCATCGGCATGATCCACCAGCATTTCGGCCTGCTCGGCAGCAGGACCGTCGCCGGGAACGTCGCGTTCCCGCTGGAGGTCATGGGCGTCCCGCGCGCCGAGCGGGCCGGGCGCGTCGCCGAGCTGCTGGACCTCGTCGGGCTCACCGAGCACGCGAAGGCCCACCCGGCGAAGATCTCCGGCGGCCAGAAGCAGCGCGTCGGCATCGCCCGGGCGCTCGCGGGACGGCCGAAGGTGCTGCTGTCGGACGAGGCGACGTCGGCGCTCGACCCCGAGACGACCGCCTCGATCCTGGAGCTGCTGCGCGACCTCAACCGCCGGCTCGGCCTCACGATCCTGCTCATCACCCACGAGATGGACGTGGTGAAGCGCATCTGCGACTCGGCCGCGGTCATGCGGGAGGGCCGGTTCACCGAGTCGGGGCCGGTGCCCGCGCTGCTCGCCCGCCCGGGCTCGGAGCTGGCGCGCGGCCTGTTCCCGCTGCCGCCCGCCGAGCCCCGCGACGGCACGACGCTGGTCGAGGTCACCTTCACCGGCGGCGCGACCGACGAGCCGTTCGTGTCGGCCCTGGCCCGCAAGTACGCGCTGGACGTCAACATCCTCGGCGGCGCCGTGGAGACGGTCGGCGGCGAGCGCGTCGGCCGGCTCCAGCTCGAACTGCCCGGCGACCCGGCGGACAACGCCGCGCAGCTGGCGTTCCTGCGCGAGTCCGGCCTGGCCGTGCAGGTCGGAAACCCCGTGGTCGGAAACCCCGTGCAGGTCGGAAACCCCGTACAGGAGGACCCCCGATGA
- a CDS encoding response regulator: MRIVIAEDSVLLRAGLIKLLETSGFEVAAAVGEAEGLLAAVREHRPDAAIVDVRMPPGFTDEGVRAALVMRRETPETAVLLLSQYVEERYAADLLSTSTSGVGYLLKDRVADVSVFLDALRRVASGGTALDPEVVSQLLLRRHRDPLDRLTPREREVLALMAEGRSNAGIAAALVVSESAVAKHINGIFAKLDLPHAEGDHRRVLAVLRFLGGEG, translated from the coding sequence GTGCGCATTGTGATCGCCGAGGACTCGGTCCTGCTGCGGGCCGGGCTGATCAAGCTCCTGGAGACTTCCGGGTTCGAGGTCGCCGCGGCCGTCGGCGAGGCCGAGGGACTGCTCGCCGCCGTGCGCGAGCACCGGCCCGACGCGGCGATCGTGGACGTCCGGATGCCGCCCGGTTTCACCGACGAGGGCGTGCGCGCGGCTCTGGTGATGCGGCGCGAGACGCCCGAGACCGCCGTGCTGCTGCTGTCGCAGTACGTCGAGGAGCGGTACGCGGCCGACCTGCTGTCGACCAGCACCAGCGGGGTCGGCTACCTGCTCAAGGACCGCGTCGCGGACGTGTCGGTGTTCCTGGACGCGCTGCGCCGGGTCGCCTCCGGCGGCACCGCGCTGGACCCCGAGGTCGTCTCGCAGCTGCTGCTGCGCCGGCACCGCGACCCGCTCGACCGGCTCACCCCGCGCGAGAGGGAGGTGCTCGCCCTCATGGCCGAGGGGCGCTCCAACGCGGGCATCGCCGCGGCGCTGGTGGTGAGCGAGAGCGCGGTCGCCAAGCACATCAACGGCATCTTCGCCAAGCTCGACCTCCCGCACGCCGAGGGCGACCACCGCCGCGTCCTCGCCGTGCTGCGCTTCCTGGGCGGCGAGGGGTGA
- a CDS encoding sensor histidine kinase — MASLSAARRVRVHAPWSAAAWRDTVFVASGVPLQLAGWLILGSLWTVWTPMRVTPILLLTGASVLLLLLALRPLTSWQRERCWAMLGLDIPRMPGFDDGRAWDALRDLRSPELWRVVQYHLLAGPFLALGGLVVIAAWAAGLALATSATYAWAVHSTDRLVDHPQRFAVLTAVGVLLLAAAPWAAAGVRLLDARAAAALLGPDRAKELQRRVEDLAEKRASVVDAADIERRRIERDLHDGAQQRLVSLALNLGLARETLTGVPDEAMRVIVEAHEEAKAALTELRGLIRGLHPAVLEDRGLDAALSGVAARVPLPVRLRVDIEPRASSTVEAVAYFVVSEALTNVVKHARANEVDVRVARRGDALLVTVRDDGAGGADPAAGTGLTGLARRVRSVDGTFRITSPAGGPTTVTVELPCAL; from the coding sequence ATGGCATCCCTCTCCGCGGCCCGGCGCGTCCGCGTGCACGCTCCGTGGTCGGCCGCGGCATGGCGCGACACGGTGTTCGTCGCCTCCGGGGTGCCGCTGCAGCTCGCCGGGTGGCTGATCCTCGGCTCCCTCTGGACGGTCTGGACGCCGATGCGGGTGACGCCGATCCTCCTGCTCACCGGCGCGTCGGTGCTTCTGCTGCTGCTCGCGCTGCGCCCGCTGACGTCATGGCAGCGGGAGCGGTGCTGGGCGATGCTCGGTCTCGACATCCCGCGGATGCCCGGCTTCGACGACGGGCGCGCCTGGGACGCGCTGCGCGACCTGCGCTCGCCCGAGCTGTGGCGGGTGGTCCAGTACCACCTGCTGGCCGGGCCGTTCCTCGCCCTCGGCGGGCTGGTCGTGATCGCGGCGTGGGCGGCCGGGCTCGCCCTCGCCACGTCCGCGACCTACGCGTGGGCGGTGCACTCCACCGACCGGTTGGTCGACCATCCGCAGCGGTTCGCCGTCCTCACCGCGGTCGGGGTGCTGCTCCTGGCGGCGGCGCCGTGGGCGGCGGCGGGCGTCCGGCTCCTGGACGCCCGCGCCGCCGCCGCGCTGCTCGGCCCCGACCGCGCGAAGGAACTGCAGCGGCGCGTCGAGGACCTGGCAGAGAAGCGCGCCAGCGTGGTGGACGCCGCCGACATCGAGCGCCGCCGCATCGAACGGGACCTGCACGACGGCGCCCAGCAGCGGCTCGTCTCCCTCGCGCTCAACCTCGGCCTGGCGCGCGAGACGCTCACCGGCGTCCCGGACGAGGCCATGCGCGTGATCGTGGAGGCGCACGAGGAGGCGAAGGCGGCGCTGACCGAGCTGCGCGGCCTGATCCGCGGCCTGCACCCGGCCGTGCTGGAGGACCGCGGCCTGGACGCCGCCCTGTCCGGCGTCGCCGCGCGGGTGCCGCTGCCCGTCCGGCTCCGCGTCGACATCGAGCCGCGCGCCTCCTCCACCGTCGAGGCGGTCGCCTACTTCGTCGTCTCCGAGGCCCTCACCAACGTCGTCAAGCACGCGCGAGCGAACGAGGTGGACGTCCGCGTGGCCCGCCGCGGCGACGCGCTGCTGGTGACCGTCCGCGACGACGGCGCGGGCGGCGCCGACCCGGCCGCCGGGACCGGCCTGACCGGGCTCGCCCGCCGCGTCCGGTCCGTGGACGGCACCTTCCGGATCACCAGCCCCGCGGGGGGCCCGACGACCGTCACCGTGGAGTTGCCGTGCGCATTGTGA
- a CDS encoding TetR/AcrR family transcriptional regulator, translated as MARTKEFDPDAALLRALELFWERGYEATSMADLVAHLGIARASVYATFGGKRELYLKALERYLRDTDPKIAEALSQPGPVLPAVLALIEGYAEESAHGRPRLGCLVVNTAVELAARDAEAARLVEASWNFLEASLTTALTRARAQGELSPDKDPRALARLLLVLFQGMRVLGRAPADDHRLRDATRQAAALFT; from the coding sequence ATGGCACGGACGAAAGAGTTCGATCCGGACGCCGCGCTGCTGCGCGCGCTGGAGCTGTTCTGGGAGCGCGGCTACGAGGCGACCTCCATGGCCGATCTCGTGGCGCACCTCGGCATCGCCCGGGCCAGCGTCTACGCCACGTTCGGCGGCAAGCGCGAGCTGTACCTGAAGGCCCTCGAACGCTACCTCCGCGACACCGACCCGAAGATCGCCGAGGCGCTGTCGCAGCCCGGGCCCGTGCTGCCGGCGGTCCTCGCGCTGATCGAGGGCTACGCCGAGGAGTCGGCGCACGGCCGGCCCCGCCTCGGCTGCCTCGTGGTGAACACCGCGGTCGAACTGGCCGCGCGCGACGCCGAGGCCGCGCGCCTGGTCGAGGCGAGCTGGAACTTCCTGGAGGCCTCGCTCACCACGGCGCTGACCCGGGCCCGGGCCCAAGGCGAACTGTCCCCGGACAAGGACCCCCGCGCGCTGGCCCGTCTCCTGCTCGTCCTCTTCCAGGGCATGCGCGTCCTCGGCCGCGCCCCCGCCGACGACCACCGCCTCCGCGACGCGACCCGCCAGGCCGCCGCCCTCTTCACCTGA
- a CDS encoding SDR family NAD(P)-dependent oxidoreductase has translation MPFDGKIVLITGGAGGIGRATAHAFAREGATVVLAGRDAAALAEAVKEIGPGRADHVVADVADPASAAGMVEAVAGRHGGLHVAVNNAGIFGATGPVADVDATAWNDVLAVNLTGVFLSMKHEIAHMRAHGGGAIVNVASNIGAHGRHPGLAAYAASKAAVSVLTRTAALDHVADGVRVNAVSPGATDTPMSLRPGETPAERAERMRAAAPSGRVADTAEVAETILWLASDASSHVVGHDLVVDGGVTA, from the coding sequence ATGCCCTTCGACGGCAAGATCGTCCTCATCACCGGCGGCGCGGGCGGCATCGGCCGCGCCACCGCGCACGCCTTCGCCCGCGAGGGCGCGACCGTCGTCCTGGCCGGACGCGACGCGGCGGCGCTGGCCGAGGCGGTGAAGGAGATCGGCCCCGGCCGGGCCGACCATGTCGTCGCGGACGTGGCCGACCCCGCGTCGGCCGCCGGGATGGTCGAGGCGGTCGCGGGCCGCCACGGCGGCCTCCACGTCGCCGTCAACAACGCCGGGATCTTCGGCGCCACCGGACCCGTCGCCGACGTCGACGCCACCGCCTGGAACGACGTCCTGGCGGTGAACCTGACCGGCGTTTTCCTGTCGATGAAGCACGAGATCGCCCACATGCGCGCCCACGGCGGCGGCGCGATCGTCAACGTCGCGTCCAACATCGGCGCGCACGGGCGCCACCCCGGCCTCGCGGCGTACGCGGCGTCCAAGGCGGCGGTCAGCGTCCTCACCCGCACCGCCGCCCTCGACCACGTCGCCGACGGCGTCCGCGTCAACGCCGTCAGCCCGGGCGCCACCGACACGCCGATGTCGCTGCGCCCCGGCGAGACGCCCGCCGAGCGCGCCGAGCGGATGCGCGCCGCCGCGCCGTCGGGCCGTGTGGCCGACACCGCCGAGGTGGCCGAGACCATCCTGTGGCTGGCCTCGGACGCGTCGTCCCATGTTGTCGGCCACGACCTGGTCGTCGACGGAGGCGTCACCGCCTGA
- a CDS encoding class I SAM-dependent methyltransferase, with translation MAITPDHDSGPERFRLAARVTRKYLIGARSLHDHIAFKLLGSGASRVLDIGCGEGALSDALPHPPPFRLVGLDVSADLVSAHPAPRLRADALRLPFRDGTFDAAVGLNLLPQLDDPGRALREARRILAPGGLLLVSAICRTDSPELSPVWRPEPTTFDAEEAPARVGEVFGEVEVERWDAPLITLPDQAAVRDYLIARRVPRPQATEAATRLRTPLPVTKRGSLVLARR, from the coding sequence ATGGCCATCACACCCGATCACGACTCCGGCCCGGAACGCTTCCGCCTCGCCGCCAGGGTCACCAGGAAGTACCTGATCGGGGCTCGGAGCCTGCACGACCACATCGCCTTCAAGCTGCTGGGCTCGGGCGCGTCGCGCGTCCTGGACATCGGCTGCGGGGAGGGCGCCCTCAGCGACGCCCTCCCCCACCCGCCGCCGTTCCGGCTCGTGGGGCTGGACGTCTCCGCCGACCTGGTGTCCGCCCACCCGGCGCCGCGCCTGCGGGCCGACGCGCTGCGCCTGCCGTTCCGGGACGGGACCTTCGACGCCGCCGTGGGCCTGAACCTGCTCCCCCAGTTGGACGACCCCGGACGGGCGCTGCGCGAGGCCCGGCGCATCCTCGCCCCGGGCGGCCTCCTCCTGGTCAGCGCGATCTGCCGGACCGACAGCCCCGAACTGTCGCCGGTGTGGCGCCCCGAGCCGACCACGTTCGACGCCGAGGAGGCCCCGGCCCGCGTCGGCGAGGTCTTCGGCGAGGTCGAGGTGGAGCGCTGGGACGCCCCCCTGATCACCCTCCCCGACCAGGCCGCCGTCCGCGACTACCTGATCGCCCGGCGGGTCCCCCGTCCCCAGGCCACCGAGGCCGCCACCCGCCTCCGCACACCCCTCCCGGTGACGAAACGAGGCTCCCTGGTCCTAGCCCGCCGGTGA
- a CDS encoding response regulator transcription factor translates to MIRVLLADDHLLIREALVLLLEAEDGIEVAADVGRGDEAVERALALRPDVAVLDIDMPGLDGLAAAERLSRELPACRLVIVTAHGRPGNLRRAMAAGVRGFLGKDAPGRRLAEVIRQVAGGARYIDPQLAADALAAEECPLTPRELDTLRAAADGAPVSRIARTLGLSEGTVRNYLSAAVTKLGADNRHTAARTAKERGWL, encoded by the coding sequence ATGATCCGCGTGCTGCTCGCCGACGACCACCTCCTGATCAGGGAGGCGCTCGTCCTGCTGCTGGAGGCCGAGGACGGCATCGAGGTCGCCGCCGACGTCGGGCGCGGCGACGAGGCCGTCGAGCGCGCCCTCGCCCTCAGGCCCGACGTCGCCGTCCTCGACATCGACATGCCCGGACTGGACGGTCTCGCCGCGGCCGAGCGGCTGTCCCGCGAGCTGCCCGCCTGCCGCCTGGTGATCGTGACCGCGCACGGCCGCCCCGGCAACCTGCGGCGCGCCATGGCCGCCGGCGTCCGCGGCTTCCTCGGCAAGGACGCCCCCGGCCGCCGGCTCGCCGAGGTCATCCGGCAGGTCGCCGGGGGCGCCCGCTACATCGACCCCCAGCTCGCCGCCGACGCGCTCGCCGCCGAGGAGTGCCCCCTCACCCCGCGCGAGCTCGACACCCTGCGCGCCGCCGCCGACGGCGCCCCCGTCTCCCGCATCGCGCGCACGCTGGGCCTCTCCGAGGGCACCGTCCGCAACTACCTCTCCGCCGCCGTCACCAAACTGGGCGCCGACAACCGCCACACCGCCGCCCGCACCGCGAAGGAACGTGGATGGCTGTAG
- a CDS encoding sensor histidine kinase: MQPRIPRPTVIAAIIVGMTALTLAGFLLPALWYEIVDRRDAGRLILALLGAGAAFALYARLLWQNLMRRTAPAHRLGLAAIAAICWALPPLLDTGQGWGNALLVPAGLIAVVLPVREAIAVTAAATVLTPVYGVLLGLPALTVLYEVTGVPLGAFSGYVTVWLFHVVQELREARAELARSAVGEERLRFARDLHDVLGHSLQAVALRAEVAERFVERDDGRVRKELTEIQTMARDAVRDVREVVRGYRATSLRTELDGMSAVLRAAGIRCERPEVSPELPAHVHEPLGWVAREAATNVLRHSSASWCEITLRAGRDRVQLEVVNDGAARRGAGDAGSGLAGLAERITAAGGRFRAGPAGDGTFRVTASVPAKGDA, from the coding sequence GTGCAGCCCAGGATCCCCCGGCCCACCGTCATCGCCGCGATCATCGTGGGGATGACGGCGCTGACGCTGGCCGGGTTCCTGCTGCCGGCGCTCTGGTACGAGATCGTCGACCGGCGGGACGCCGGCCGCCTGATCCTGGCCCTCCTCGGGGCCGGCGCCGCCTTCGCCCTCTACGCCCGCCTCCTCTGGCAGAACCTGATGCGCCGCACCGCCCCCGCGCACAGGCTCGGGCTCGCCGCGATCGCGGCGATCTGCTGGGCGCTGCCGCCGCTGCTCGACACCGGTCAGGGCTGGGGCAACGCACTCCTGGTCCCCGCCGGGCTGATCGCCGTCGTGCTCCCGGTGCGCGAGGCGATCGCCGTGACCGCGGCGGCGACCGTCCTGACCCCCGTCTACGGCGTGCTCCTCGGGCTCCCCGCGCTGACCGTCCTGTACGAGGTGACGGGCGTGCCGCTCGGCGCCTTCTCCGGATACGTCACGGTCTGGCTGTTCCACGTCGTCCAGGAGCTCCGGGAGGCGCGCGCGGAGCTGGCCCGGTCCGCGGTGGGGGAGGAGCGCCTCCGGTTCGCCCGCGACCTGCACGACGTGCTCGGCCACAGCCTCCAGGCCGTCGCGCTGCGCGCCGAGGTGGCCGAACGGTTCGTCGAACGCGACGACGGCCGCGTCCGCAAGGAGCTGACCGAGATCCAGACGATGGCGCGGGACGCGGTGCGGGACGTGCGCGAGGTCGTCCGCGGCTATCGCGCCACGTCCCTGCGCACCGAGCTGGACGGCATGTCCGCCGTCCTGCGCGCCGCCGGGATCCGCTGCGAGCGCCCCGAGGTGTCGCCGGAGCTGCCCGCCCACGTTCACGAGCCGCTCGGCTGGGTCGCCCGCGAGGCCGCCACCAACGTGCTGCGGCACTCCAGCGCCAGCTGGTGCGAGATCACCCTCCGGGCCGGCCGCGACCGCGTCCAGCTGGAGGTCGTCAACGACGGCGCCGCGCGCCGCGGCGCCGGGGACGCCGGCAGCGGCCTGGCCGGGCTCGCCGAACGGATCACGGCCGCCGGCGGCCGCTTCCGGGCGGGCCCCGCGGGCGACGGGACGTTCCGGGTGACGGCCTCGGTCCCCGCGAAGGGAGACGCATGA
- a CDS encoding ATP-binding cassette domain-containing protein, translated as MKAPVIEVRDLDLNEAVRTVSFTVAQGEVYALLGRYGSGKTALLEILAGLRRPTGGTVRLRGADPYTDRDAARAGAVWRDGGLFPGLTVAEVVDTWRRWTLDPLTRDEALRLVGLARLADVPFERLTAGRRRLLDLALALVGRSDVLVLDEPTAGLGGAAAREVWSVLARLAADGVAVVVTTRDPDEACRADRVGILDEGRLVTGRDAARLRAA; from the coding sequence ATGAAGGCACCTGTGATCGAGGTACGCGACCTGGACCTGAACGAGGCCGTGCGCACCGTCTCGTTCACCGTGGCGCAGGGCGAGGTGTACGCGCTGCTGGGCCGCTACGGCTCCGGCAAGACGGCCCTCCTGGAGATCCTCGCGGGACTGCGGCGGCCCACCGGCGGAACCGTCCGGCTTCGCGGCGCCGACCCCTACACCGACCGGGACGCCGCGCGCGCCGGCGCCGTCTGGCGCGACGGCGGCCTGTTCCCGGGACTGACCGTCGCCGAGGTGGTCGACACCTGGCGGCGCTGGACCCTCGACCCGCTCACCCGCGACGAGGCGCTGCGCCTGGTCGGCCTCGCCCGGCTCGCCGACGTGCCGTTCGAGCGGCTGACCGCGGGGCGGCGGCGCCTGCTCGACCTGGCGCTGGCCCTGGTCGGACGGTCGGACGTGCTCGTCCTCGACGAGCCCACCGCCGGGCTCGGCGGCGCCGCCGCGCGCGAGGTGTGGTCGGTCCTGGCGAGACTGGCCGCGGACGGGGTCGCCGTGGTGGTCACGACCCGCGACCCGGACGAGGCGTGCCGCGCCGACCGGGTCGGGATCCTGGACGAGGGCCGCCTGGTCACCGGACGGGACGCCGCCCGCCTCCGCGCCGCCTGA
- a CDS encoding alpha-amylase family protein has protein sequence MRWPDHAIWWHVYPLGFVGAEREAAAAPEPRLGRITGWLDHLVGLGCNGLALGPVFASETHGYDTVDHYRVDPRLGGEDDLRRLIDEASGRGVRVLLDGVFNHVGRGFVPFADVAAKGDASAYRKWFHADLRTFEGHDRLVTLNHAEPEVADYVTDVMTHWLERGIDGWRLDAAYAVPPDFWRTVTDRVRARFPDAWLVGEVIHGDYAGVVKQAGFDSVTQYELWKAIWSSLNDRNFFELAHALDRHNGMLATFAPQTFIGNHDVTRIATRLTERRDLAHALVILMTVGGVPSIYAGDEFAFEGVKEDREGGDDAIRPPFPARPGEVPGHGGVHHRLHQDLIGVRRRHPWLVRARSTAATLTNTAFSYTVESGPERLGVVLNAGEEPAKVSLPDAGWTCVAGDAAFSRDGAVVPPSGWAIAEP, from the coding sequence ATGCGCTGGCCCGATCACGCCATCTGGTGGCATGTCTATCCCCTCGGCTTCGTCGGTGCCGAACGTGAGGCCGCCGCCGCCCCTGAACCGCGGCTCGGCCGGATCACCGGCTGGCTCGACCATCTCGTCGGCCTCGGCTGCAACGGACTCGCGCTCGGCCCGGTGTTCGCGTCCGAGACACATGGCTACGACACCGTCGACCACTACCGGGTCGATCCCCGGCTCGGCGGAGAGGACGACCTGCGGCGGCTGATCGACGAGGCGTCCGGCAGGGGTGTCCGCGTGCTGCTCGACGGCGTCTTCAACCACGTCGGGCGCGGGTTCGTCCCGTTCGCCGATGTCGCCGCCAAGGGCGACGCCTCCGCGTACCGCAAGTGGTTCCATGCCGACCTGCGCACGTTCGAGGGCCACGACAGGCTCGTCACCCTGAACCACGCCGAACCCGAGGTCGCCGACTACGTCACCGACGTCATGACCCACTGGCTGGAGCGCGGCATAGACGGATGGCGCCTCGACGCCGCCTACGCCGTCCCACCGGACTTCTGGCGGACGGTCACCGACCGCGTCCGCGCGCGCTTTCCCGATGCCTGGCTCGTCGGCGAGGTCATCCATGGCGACTACGCGGGCGTTGTGAAGCAGGCGGGATTCGACTCCGTCACCCAGTACGAGCTGTGGAAGGCCATCTGGAGCTCGCTGAACGACCGGAACTTCTTCGAACTCGCCCACGCACTGGACCGCCACAACGGGATGCTGGCCACGTTCGCCCCGCAGACCTTCATCGGCAATCACGACGTGACCCGCATCGCCACCCGGCTGACCGAACGGCGCGATCTGGCCCACGCACTCGTGATCCTGATGACCGTCGGCGGCGTCCCGTCGATCTACGCGGGGGACGAGTTCGCCTTCGAGGGCGTCAAGGAGGACCGCGAAGGCGGAGACGACGCCATACGGCCGCCGTTCCCCGCCCGCCCCGGCGAGGTCCCCGGTCACGGCGGCGTCCACCACCGCCTTCACCAGGACCTGATCGGAGTGAGACGGCGCCATCCGTGGCTGGTCCGGGCCCGGTCCACGGCTGCCACCTTGACCAACACGGCCTTCTCCTACACCGTGGAGAGCGGTCCCGAGCGGCTGGGAGTCGTCCTGAACGCGGGCGAGGAGCCCGCGAAGGTGAGCCTGCCCGACGCCGGCTGGACGTGCGTGGCGGGGGACGCGGCCTTCTCCAGGGACGGCGCCGTCGTCCCGCCCTCCGGATGGGCGATCGCCGAACCATGA
- a CDS encoding MarR family winged helix-turn-helix transcriptional regulator — protein sequence MERVSTEAVTEIRHGVMRMSRRMRTARSPEALSLNKLTVLGHLYRNGPGTAGEVAGAEGQRPQSLTRVFAELEAEGLISRARADRDRRQVVLALTERGAEALRRDVAEREAWLAGALAGLSEAELDLLRVAARLMERLAE from the coding sequence ATGGAGCGAGTGTCAACGGAGGCCGTGACGGAGATCCGGCACGGGGTCATGCGCATGTCGCGCCGGATGCGCACGGCCAGGTCGCCCGAGGCGCTGAGCTTGAACAAGCTCACCGTGCTCGGCCACCTGTACCGGAACGGTCCCGGCACGGCGGGCGAGGTCGCCGGGGCGGAAGGGCAGCGCCCGCAGTCCCTGACGCGTGTCTTCGCCGAACTGGAGGCCGAGGGGCTGATCTCCCGGGCCCGCGCCGACCGGGACAGGCGCCAGGTCGTGCTGGCCCTCACCGAGCGGGGTGCCGAGGCGCTGCGGCGCGACGTCGCCGAGCGCGAAGCCTGGCTGGCGGGAGCCCTCGCCGGGCTGTCGGAGGCTGAACTCGACCTCCTGCGGGTGGCCGCCCGGCTCATGGAACGCCTGGCCGAATAG